One Variibacter gotjawalensis genomic window, GGCCGTCATCGTCGTCATCGCGCACATCGTGTACTGGCAGAGTAAGACGATCGAATTCGGCCCGACGCTGCTCGCGGTCGTGCAGCATGTAGGGGATTTTGCCGTCTACATATTCTTCATTGTGAGCGGCTACATCATGGTGCAGACGACCAACTATGACGTCGTCGGCCTGCCCGCCGTGAAGCATTTTCTCATCAACAGACTCGTACGCGTCGTTCCGTTGTACTGGATCGCGACATTCGTCGAGCTTGGTTTGAACTCTCAGCACGGCAAAGGCCTGCAAATCGAGAAGCTTATCCACTCTCTATTCTTCGTTCCGCAGAGTGCGACGCCCGTGATGCGGCCGATTCTTGGCGTCGGTTGGACGCTGAACTACGAGATGTTCTTTTACGTGATGTTTGCGCTGTCGCTATTCCTGCCGCGCAAACGGGCCATCGCAGCGGTGCTAGGTGTTATCTGCATGCTCATTGCATTCGGCGGCTTTGCTAAACCGTGGTTCGCGTTAGGCCAACCGACGACGGCGGTCGCCTTCCTCACCGCGCCTCTGCTGCTGACTTTTGCGCTGGGCATGCTGCTGGGCGTGGTCGTCAGGCATGATGATAGCAACAGCCGCACCCATAGCAGTTCGTTCGTATTCGCTGTTCTTATGGCGCTCATCGCGCTCGATATCGTCGCGGCGACAATGTGGTTCGCCAACCAGATATCGCCTAACTTCTTGCCGCTTGTTGGCGTGAGCCTCGCCTTTGCAAGCGTCGCCTTTGCCGCCGTCACGGATATCGGAAAGCCCTCTCTTTTCGGACGAGCTCTCGTCGGGCTCGGTGGAGCCTCATACGCGCTCTATCTCTTCCACTTCTTCGCTATTGCGGCGGTTGGTCGTGCATGGAAGGCGTTCGGAATTACCGAAATGCCTTGGCTCTTCTCATTCTGCGCGATGGCGGCGGCGCTTGGCGTCGGCATTGCCGTGTACCGTCTGGTCGATGCGCCATTATCGCGTGCGCTGCGCCCATCGAGCCGTACCACGAAAGCTCAATCGCAGACGAATGTGGGCGCCGGCAATCCAGCCTTGTCAGTGTCATGATGAACGGTCCGCACATTGCATAGTCGAAAACGCGCCAACCGGCGCGCTAACTCGGAGAGAGCCATGCGCTATTCGACGTGGATGACAATCGAGAATTCGCCCCGCGCGATGGGCCTTTACCGGCGCTTCCGCCGTCTTCCGCCCAGCCTGCGGACCGCTGTGCGCTGGATCTCAATGCCACGCTGGGAAATCGCAACCGCGGTTGTCCACGCGCGAGCAAAAGACCGCGTATTGAGCGGACCATTCAAAGGCATGATGCTCAATCTATCTGCGCTCTCGCGGCGCAATCTGCTTGGATATTTACTTGGCTCGCAAGAGGCAGAGCTGAAAGACGTAGTCGAGACGATTGCCCGGCGCCCCTATACACGGATAATCAATGTCGGCGCGGCAGATGGCTACTACGCGGTTGGGCTACTCCGCCGCATGCCGAACACACGAGTCGTCGCTTTCGAGGCAATCCCCGAACATCATGCCGGCATCGAGCGAACCGCAATGCTGAACGGTGTGTGGTCGCGCATCGCGCTTCGTGGGCTTTGCCGCCAAGAAGACCTTTCCGTCGAGCTGGATAGTTCAGCCGGTGTGCCGCTCGTCGTTATGGATATCGAGGGTGGAGAAATGGAACTCCTCGATCCGGCCAAAACGCAGCAGCTCGCAACCAGCGACATTCTTGTCGAGACGCACGATGTTTTTGTTCCGGGCTGCACCGAAGAACTGGAACGCCGATTTGCCGCGACGCACAGTATCGAGCGTATAGTGGCGCGCCAACGGACGCTTACAGATTTTCCGCGCGACATGCTCCCCTCTCTCGCAGCCTACGCCCCGGGATTGGCCGTCGAGATGATGAACGAGCGGCGCGTCGGCACGCAAAGCTGGCTGTTCATGACGGCCCGCCAGTAGGCCGGGACACTAAGGCTTCGCGCGCCACACACGGACGTAGTCTACAAGCATTTCAGCCGAATGCGGCGCTTCGTCGAGCGGCCAACCGGCGCCAAGACCGAGATTTACGAGAACGTACATCGGTTGCCGATGCTGCTCGGGGGTGGGATTTCTCCACACTTCCTGACGATCGAAGAAG contains:
- a CDS encoding acyltransferase family protein, producing MYWQSKTIEFGPTLLAVVQHVGDFAVYIFFIVSGYIMVQTTNYDVVGLPAVKHFLINRLVRVVPLYWIATFVELGLNSQHGKGLQIEKLIHSLFFVPQSATPVMRPILGVGWTLNYEMFFYVMFALSLFLPRKRAIAAVLGVICMLIAFGGFAKPWFALGQPTTAVAFLTAPLLLTFALGMLLGVVVRHDDSNSRTHSSSFVFAVLMALIALDIVAATMWFANQISPNFLPLVGVSLAFASVAFAAVTDIGKPSLFGRALVGLGGASYALYLFHFFAIAAVGRAWKAFGITEMPWLFSFCAMAAALGVGIAVYRLVDAPLSRALRPSSRTTKAQSQTNVGAGNPALSVS